TCGAGGAGCCCGACCAGGAGAGCGTCCTCGAGGGGCGCGTGCCCCATCCGCAGACCGGCCCGCATCCCGCGCACCACGTGCGGGGCCTGCGTCATGTTCTCCATGCCGCCGGCCAGGACCACGGCCGCTTCATCCAGGGCGACGAGCGAGGCGGCCGTGACCACGGACTGGATCCCCGACCCGCACAGGCGGTTGAGGGTGAGAGCCGGCACGGATTCCGGGAGCCCCGCCTTGAGGGCGACGTGCCGCGCCCCGTACATCGCGTTGGCGCTCGTCTGCATGGCGTTCCCGTAGACCACGTGATCGATGGAAGCCGGATCGGCCCCCGCCCGCCTCAGGGCCTCGCGCGCGGCCGCCGCTCCCAGCTCGACCTCGCTCACCTCGCGGAAGTGGGTGTTGAGCTCCGCCATCGCGGTGCGGGCTCCCGCCACCACGACCGCCGCGAAGATCGGGGGGCGCCGCGTCATGCGTGCCCCCCGGGGCGGGCGCCGCGGTCCGGAAGGCGGTGATGGTCGGCCCGCTTGATCATCTGGCGGAAATCCTGCGCCTCGAGCCGGACCACGTGGCACATTTCCTGGAGGCGGGAGTGGACGCGCGGCCCGATTCGGTCCTTCAGTGTCGGCCCGCGTCCGCCCGCGGCGTCATCCACGTAGTTCGTGGTCACCAGGGTGGACCGCTTTTCGTTGTAGCGCGTCGTCACGATGTGCGACAGCGTCTCCTCGAGCCAGGGGCTGAACTGTCTCCCGCCGAGATCGTCGAGCAGGACGACCTCGGTCTGCAGGACCGGCTGCAGGAGCTCGAGCTCGCTCATCCCGGACTGGCGATCGAACGTCGCCTGGAGCTGCCGGAGAAGGTCCTGGACGTCGCAGAACAGGCAGGGCACGCCCTTGTCGATCGCCAGCCGTCTCAGGATGGCCACGGCCAGGTGGGTCTTGCCCACGCCGGGCGGCCCGAGGAGCATCAGCCCGCGATCGCTCAGGGGGTATTCCTCCGCGAAGCGCTCGGCCGACGTCCGGGCGCCGTGCAGCGACAGCTGGTGCGGCGGGATGGCGTCGAAATTCTCGAACTCGCAGTCGTGATAGCGCTTCGGGATGCGCGCCGCCTGCACGAACTCGCTCACGCCCGCGGGCCGTCCCTGGGACTGGGCGCGGCAGGCGCAGGCCCGCGCGCGCGTCGCCCCGCCCTCATCGATGAGGACGAAACCGGTGCCGCCGCAACGAGCGCATGCGCCGCCATCGCCTTCGATCATGGAGGTCCCTCCCGGAACCGGGAACCCGCACAGGCGCCGTCAGTTCAGATAGCCCTGCAGCTGCTGGCATTTCTGCGAGCGGTTCAGCTTCTCCAGGGCCTGCGCCTCGATCTGCCTGATGCGCTCGCGCGACAGCCCCATCATCTCGCCGATCTCCTTCAGCGTCTTCGGCTCCCCTTCTTCCAATCCGAAGCGCAGCCGCAGGACCTTCTGCTCCTTGGGGTCCAGCTCACCCAGACACGCATAGAGATGGTCCTTCAGGGACGATCGCAGAAGCGCCATGTCGGCCGGAGGGATCACATCCTGCTCGAGCTTGTCCGACAGGTGGAATTCGTGCTCCTCGTCGATGACGGTCGAGAGCGAGACATTCTCGTCCGCGACCTGGAGCAGGCTCGTGACCTCCTCGACCGGAATCTCGAGCTTGGCCGCGATCTCGTCCGGAGTCGGGTTCCGCTCCAGGTCGAGCGTCAGCTGCGAGATGGTCTTCCCGATGCGATACAGGAGGTTGGCTTGCTTCTGCGGGAGCCGGAACGCGCCGCTCTGGTCCGACAGCGCGTGGATGATCGCCTGACGCACCCACCAGACCGCATAGGTGATGAACTTGACGTTTTTCTTCGGATTGAACCGCTTCGCCGCCTCGATCAGTCCGATGTTGCCTTCGTTGATCAGGTCCAGGAAGGAGAGCCCGCAATTGCGGTACTTCTTGGCGAAACTGACGACGAACCGGAGGTTGGCCTCGACCAGCTTGCGGAGGGCCTCCTTGTCCCCCTTCTGGATCCGGTCCCCGAGGACCTTCTCCTCGTCGGGGGTGATGCGCGGCAGCTTGGAGATCTCCTGGAGGTACTTCTTCAGCGTCTCGGATGAGGCCGCGCTTCGTTTCCCGGCTGCCCGTTCCTCTTCCACCCGTCACCCCTTGTCGGTTTTGGTCGTGCGTGAGGCGGCGGCGACCTTCACCAGCGCCCGTGACGATTCGATCGGGCCCTCCTGCCCCCTGCGGCCGATCTCCTGGCGCACCTCCGAGATGAATCGATCCATGTCCTCCTGCATCGACTCGATCCGGCGGCGGAGGTTCATGATGATTTCGACGCCGGCGAGATTGACGCCCATCTCCCGGGTCAGGCTGAGGATGAAGGACAGACGCTCGAGGTCGTCCTCCGAGTAGAGCCGCGTGTTGCCCTGCGTCCGGGATGGCTTGACCAGACCCTCGCGCTCATACAGGCGGAGCGTCTGGGGGTGCACTTCGAAGCGCTCGGCCACGACGCTGATCATGTAGTACGACTTGTTGTCCCGGCGCTTCTCCTTTCC
This window of the Candidatus Polarisedimenticolia bacterium genome carries:
- a CDS encoding ATP-binding protein, which encodes MIEGDGGACARCGGTGFVLIDEGGATRARACACRAQSQGRPAGVSEFVQAARIPKRYHDCEFENFDAIPPHQLSLHGARTSAERFAEEYPLSDRGLMLLGPPGVGKTHLAVAILRRLAIDKGVPCLFCDVQDLLRQLQATFDRQSGMSELELLQPVLQTEVVLLDDLGGRQFSPWLEETLSHIVTTRYNEKRSTLVTTNYVDDAAGGRGPTLKDRIGPRVHSRLQEMCHVVRLEAQDFRQMIKRADHHRLPDRGARPGGHA
- a CDS encoding helix-turn-helix transcriptional regulator, which translates into the protein MASGPEGRARRRSGKEKRRDNKSYYMISVVAERFEVHPQTLRLYEREGLVKPSRTQGNTRLYSEDDLERLSFILSLTREMGVNLAGVEIIMNLRRRIESMQEDMDRFISEVRQEIGRRGQEGPIESSRALVKVAAASRTTKTDKG
- a CDS encoding RNA polymerase sigma factor RpoD/SigA, which translates into the protein MEEERAAGKRSAASSETLKKYLQEISKLPRITPDEEKVLGDRIQKGDKEALRKLVEANLRFVVSFAKKYRNCGLSFLDLINEGNIGLIEAAKRFNPKKNVKFITYAVWWVRQAIIHALSDQSGAFRLPQKQANLLYRIGKTISQLTLDLERNPTPDEIAAKLEIPVEEVTSLLQVADENVSLSTVIDEEHEFHLSDKLEQDVIPPADMALLRSSLKDHLYACLGELDPKEQKVLRLRFGLEEGEPKTLKEIGEMMGLSRERIRQIEAQALEKLNRSQKCQQLQGYLN